One Verrucomicrobiota bacterium JB022 genomic region harbors:
- the lpxA gene encoding acyl-ACP--UDP-N-acetylglucosamine O-acyltransferase yields the protein MSFHATAVIHEATRVDPSVTVGPYAVIEDGVEIGPNCVIEAHAMVRSGTILGQGCHIFPHAVVGGLPQDLRFDPKTPSGVRLGDRVTVREGVTIHRATQAGQFTWVDDDAFLMAYSHVAHDCKVGTKAILANNVMMGGFVEIGAFAFIGGGAALHQFIRIGESVMVSGVSRLTRDVPPFCLVAERDELSGFNLVGLKRRGFGLEAIRDLKKLYRAVYFDGGNPKSYAEAARKDRLAQTPEGERFLEFFAGGKRGFVRPARRLSPGPEEEIDE from the coding sequence ATGTCTTTTCATGCCACGGCGGTGATTCATGAGGCCACGCGGGTCGACCCAAGCGTGACGGTCGGCCCGTATGCGGTGATCGAAGACGGGGTCGAGATCGGCCCGAATTGCGTGATCGAAGCGCACGCGATGGTCCGCAGCGGCACGATTCTCGGTCAAGGCTGCCACATCTTCCCGCACGCGGTCGTAGGCGGACTGCCGCAGGACTTGCGCTTCGACCCGAAGACGCCGAGCGGTGTGCGCCTGGGCGACCGCGTAACGGTGCGCGAAGGGGTGACGATCCACCGCGCAACGCAGGCCGGTCAATTTACCTGGGTGGACGACGACGCCTTCCTGATGGCCTACAGCCATGTGGCCCACGACTGTAAGGTGGGCACCAAGGCGATCCTCGCCAACAACGTGATGATGGGCGGCTTTGTCGAGATCGGCGCGTTTGCCTTCATCGGCGGCGGCGCGGCCCTGCACCAGTTTATCCGTATCGGCGAGAGCGTGATGGTGAGCGGCGTCTCTCGCCTTACGCGCGACGTGCCACCGTTTTGCCTCGTGGCCGAGCGGGACGAGCTGAGCGGCTTCAACCTCGTGGGGCTCAAGCGGCGCGGCTTCGGCCTCGAAGCGATTCGCGACCTGAAGAAGCTCTACCGCGCCGTCTACTTCGACGGCGGCAACCCGAAGAGCTACGCCGAAGCCGCCCGCAAGGATCGGCTGGCCCAGACGCCCGAAGGCGAGCGTTTCCTGGAATTTTTCGCGGGCGGCAAACGCGGCTTCGTGCGCCCGGCACGCCGCCTCTCGCCCGGACCGGAGGAAGAAATTGATGAGTAA
- the fabA gene encoding bifunctional 3-hydroxydecanoyl-ACP dehydratase/trans-2-decenoyl-ACP isomerase yields MNESRNSFSRDDLIACGYGKLLQPGHARLPLPPMLMFDRITHISHEGGKYGKGELVAELDIQPDLWFFDCHFKDDPVMPGCLGLDALWQLVGFFITWSGHSGKGRALGVGEVKFTGQVMPENKHVRYRLDIKRVLNGKMKLAVADGTVECDDQVIYVAHGLRACVFAEEPKL; encoded by the coding sequence ATGAACGAGTCCAGGAATTCTTTCAGCCGCGACGACCTGATCGCCTGCGGATACGGTAAGCTGTTGCAACCGGGCCACGCCCGCCTGCCCCTGCCCCCGATGCTGATGTTCGACCGCATCACGCACATCTCCCACGAGGGCGGTAAATACGGGAAGGGCGAGCTGGTGGCCGAGCTCGACATACAGCCCGATCTCTGGTTCTTCGACTGCCACTTCAAGGACGATCCGGTGATGCCGGGTTGCCTGGGCCTCGACGCCCTCTGGCAGCTGGTCGGCTTTTTCATCACCTGGTCGGGCCACTCCGGCAAAGGCCGCGCGCTCGGCGTCGGCGAGGTGAAGTTTACCGGCCAAGTGATGCCGGAAAACAAGCACGTCCGCTACCGCCTCGACATCAAGCGCGTGCTCAACGGCAAGATGAAGCTGGCGGTGGCCGACGGCACGGTGGAGTGCGACGATCAAGTCATCTACGTAGCCCACGGCCTGCGAGCCTGCGTCTTTGCGGAAGAACCGAAGCTGTAG
- the fabB gene encoding beta-ketoacyl-ACP synthase I → MQARRVVITGLGIISPLGNNAASVLESLREGRSGIEYKADYANKGLRTHVAGTVKDYDALVASVDRKLSRFMGDAALFAYLAMQQAVEDSGLDADVVSHPRTGVIAGSGGGSPFNQIEGWATLQERGVRRIGAFRVPRIMGNTVAANLATAFQIKGINYSITSACATSIHTIGAAYEQIQLGKQDVIFAGGGEEESAELTAFFDAMGAVSTQYNDTPATASRPYDVNRDGFVAAGGGAMLVLEDYEHAKARGAKIYAEVVGYAANSDGADMVAPSGEGAVRCMKMAMETVDGPIDYINTHGTSTPAGDITELQAIRQVFGDKIPPISSTKSLTGHSLGATGAQETVYCLQMMQNDFICGSAHIEELDPAAAPYPIVREAREAKLKRVLTNSFGFGGTNGCLIVQSV, encoded by the coding sequence ATGCAAGCACGTCGAGTCGTCATCACCGGCCTCGGGATCATCTCTCCTTTGGGAAACAACGCAGCGTCCGTCCTGGAATCGCTGCGAGAAGGCCGCTCTGGCATCGAATATAAAGCCGACTACGCAAACAAAGGACTGCGCACCCACGTCGCCGGCACAGTAAAGGACTACGACGCCCTCGTGGCATCCGTAGATCGCAAGCTGAGCCGCTTCATGGGCGACGCCGCCCTCTTTGCCTACTTGGCCATGCAACAAGCGGTGGAAGACAGCGGCCTAGATGCCGATGTCGTCTCCCACCCCCGCACGGGCGTTATCGCCGGCTCCGGCGGTGGCTCGCCCTTCAACCAGATCGAAGGCTGGGCGACCCTGCAAGAGCGAGGTGTTCGCCGCATTGGCGCCTTCCGGGTCCCCCGTATCATGGGTAACACCGTGGCGGCCAACCTCGCCACCGCGTTCCAGATCAAGGGCATCAACTACTCCATCACCAGCGCCTGCGCCACCAGTATCCATACCATCGGCGCGGCTTACGAGCAGATCCAGCTCGGCAAGCAAGACGTGATCTTTGCCGGCGGCGGTGAGGAGGAATCGGCTGAGTTGACCGCGTTCTTTGACGCAATGGGCGCCGTTTCCACCCAATACAACGACACGCCCGCCACCGCCAGCCGCCCCTACGACGTCAATCGCGACGGCTTTGTGGCCGCCGGCGGCGGAGCCATGCTGGTGCTCGAAGACTACGAGCACGCCAAGGCCCGCGGCGCCAAGATCTATGCCGAAGTGGTGGGCTATGCCGCCAACAGCGACGGTGCCGACATGGTCGCCCCCAGCGGCGAAGGAGCCGTGCGCTGCATGAAGATGGCGATGGAGACGGTCGACGGCCCGATCGACTACATCAACACCCACGGCACGAGCACCCCGGCGGGCGACATTACCGAGCTGCAGGCGATCCGCCAGGTTTTTGGCGACAAGATCCCCCCGATCAGCTCCACCAAGTCCCTGACTGGCCACAGCCTCGGCGCCACCGGTGCCCAGGAAACGGTCTACTGCCTCCAGATGATGCAAAACGACTTCATCTGCGGCAGCGCCCACATCGAGGAACTCGACCCGGCGGCAGCCCCCTACCCGATCGTGCGCGAAGCCCGCGAGGCCAAGCTCAAGCGCGTGCTGACGAATAGCTTCGGCTTTGGCGGCACCAACGGCTGCCTCATCGTGCAAAGCGTGTAG
- a CDS encoding 4-hydroxythreonine-4-phosphate dehydrogenase PdxA, with the protein MSKPLALTCGDPAGVGPEIIQSWLAELPADQRDDIVVLGPADWLSDLPVAGEAVGPEDFALTPGEPNRDGAVVAWQAMKVAAQGCIDGRFRGVVTGPIAKGLLQSIGYPHPGQTEFFAAAWGGEPSMAFVGERLRLVLATWHDPIMQVGQLLHDNPGLLTRAVERADWLARGYGVEQPRIAVCGLNPHAGESGMLGREEVDWIDPRLDELRNRFPGLSRTLPGDTVFFRALRDEFDVVVALYHDQGLGPLKTLEFDTAVNVTLGLPYVRTSPDHGTAFHLAGKGLASTRSFAHAVEVARRLTR; encoded by the coding sequence ATGAGTAAGCCCCTTGCCCTTACCTGTGGCGACCCGGCAGGTGTCGGCCCGGAGATCATTCAAAGCTGGCTGGCGGAGCTGCCCGCCGATCAACGCGACGACATCGTGGTGCTCGGGCCGGCGGACTGGCTGAGCGATCTGCCGGTGGCGGGCGAGGCGGTGGGGCCGGAAGACTTTGCCCTCACCCCCGGCGAGCCTAACCGCGACGGCGCGGTGGTGGCCTGGCAGGCGATGAAAGTGGCCGCGCAGGGCTGCATCGACGGGCGCTTCCGGGGCGTGGTGACGGGCCCCATCGCAAAGGGGCTGCTGCAGAGCATCGGCTACCCCCACCCCGGCCAGACTGAGTTTTTTGCCGCCGCCTGGGGTGGTGAGCCGAGCATGGCCTTCGTCGGCGAACGCCTGCGGCTGGTGCTTGCCACTTGGCACGACCCAATCATGCAAGTGGGCCAGCTCTTGCACGACAACCCGGGCTTGTTGACGCGGGCCGTCGAGCGGGCGGACTGGCTGGCGCGGGGCTATGGCGTCGAGCAGCCGCGCATTGCGGTGTGCGGCCTGAACCCCCACGCCGGCGAAAGTGGGATGCTCGGTCGCGAAGAGGTCGACTGGATCGACCCGCGCCTGGACGAGCTGCGCAACCGCTTCCCTGGCCTCTCCCGCACTTTGCCGGGCGACACCGTCTTTTTCCGCGCGCTGCGGGACGAATTCGACGTAGTCGTCGCCCTCTACCACGATCAAGGTCTCGGGCCGCTCAAGACGCTGGAGTTCGACACGGCGGTCAACGTGACGCTGGGGCTGCCCTACGTCCGCACCAGCCCCGACCACGGAACCGCTTTTCACCTGGCTGGCAAGGGCCTCGCCAGCACCCGCAGCTTCGCCCACGCAGTGGAAGTCGCGCGTAGGCTGACGAGGTAA
- a CDS encoding GNAT family N-acetyltransferase, whose amino-acid sequence MPISVQLPPPPDWRDILRPGSRLFLGSGAACPHALMDQLLQQERYFNDLQLHQTLTLGPAPWTERAPSRQFSVNAFVLDPRLSDLVNAGQDDYTPAHSSEIPQMLEEGIIAMDTALIMVSPPDAYGYCSLGPSVGLLPAVLRVARRVVAQINPRMPRVGGLAHVPVSSLHYAIQHEAPLPELPAPEQTPAHRQIGYFAAQLIDDGDTIQTGVGAVGNAALQALRQHRHLGFHSELMGDAARELFEQGVIDNSRKRLLPGKLVATALLGSQALYDFADGNLHLDLRSAEFVNHPQNIARNDRVVAVNSALLVDLTGQVAMDSVQGKFRAGIGSQIDFIRGAAMSRRGRPIIALPSTWVDDQGQRRSRIVAQMPPGAGVGINRADIHYVITEYGIATLRGRSIQERVQELIEIAHPDFREELLRDARQHNFVPPYFQLSPPVAEHDSSLLQRSKLRLRDGIDYVLRLLNPSDGRRLQEFFYSHTEETILRRYGFTVTRMTRERAFELVGVDQNRDLALGLFELQGPRQVIHAVGRYYLERDGLSAEMAFVVREKKRRLGMARLLIERLIAVAKSRGLHKLWARVDRDNEAMLALFRRFGAREVPGESLDELRVEIPLTSGDAQPPAKPDYIRHK is encoded by the coding sequence ATGCCTATCTCGGTGCAGCTTCCTCCTCCGCCCGACTGGCGGGACATCCTCCGCCCGGGCAGCCGGCTCTTCCTCGGCTCCGGTGCCGCCTGCCCGCATGCCCTGATGGATCAGTTGCTGCAGCAGGAGCGCTATTTCAACGACTTGCAGCTACACCAGACGCTGACGCTCGGGCCCGCCCCCTGGACCGAGCGTGCGCCCAGCCGCCAGTTTTCGGTCAACGCCTTCGTGCTCGACCCACGCCTGAGCGACCTCGTCAACGCCGGGCAAGACGACTATACGCCCGCCCATTCCTCCGAGATCCCGCAGATGTTGGAGGAGGGCATTATCGCGATGGATACGGCCCTGATCATGGTCTCGCCGCCGGATGCTTACGGGTATTGCTCGCTCGGGCCGTCGGTGGGGCTCCTGCCGGCCGTGCTGCGCGTGGCGCGGCGGGTGGTGGCGCAGATCAACCCCCGGATGCCACGCGTTGGCGGGCTCGCGCACGTTCCCGTTTCCAGCCTGCACTACGCGATCCAGCACGAGGCGCCGCTGCCAGAGCTGCCCGCGCCGGAGCAGACCCCCGCGCATCGGCAGATCGGCTACTTTGCCGCCCAACTGATCGACGATGGCGACACGATCCAGACGGGCGTGGGGGCCGTCGGCAATGCCGCCCTGCAAGCCCTCCGCCAGCACCGCCACCTCGGTTTTCACAGCGAGTTGATGGGCGATGCGGCGCGCGAACTCTTCGAGCAGGGGGTGATCGACAACAGCCGCAAACGCCTTCTGCCGGGCAAGCTGGTGGCCACGGCGCTGCTCGGCTCGCAGGCGCTCTACGACTTTGCCGACGGTAATCTGCACCTCGACCTCCGCTCGGCTGAATTTGTCAACCACCCGCAAAACATCGCCCGCAACGACCGGGTGGTAGCCGTGAACAGCGCCTTGCTGGTCGACCTCACTGGCCAGGTGGCGATGGACAGCGTGCAAGGCAAGTTCCGCGCCGGCATCGGCAGCCAGATCGACTTTATCCGCGGTGCCGCCATGTCGCGCCGGGGGCGGCCAATCATCGCGCTACCCTCCACCTGGGTCGACGATCAGGGGCAACGGCGTTCCCGCATCGTGGCGCAAATGCCGCCGGGCGCGGGCGTGGGCATCAACCGGGCCGACATCCATTACGTCATCACCGAATATGGAATTGCGACCCTGCGCGGCCGGTCGATCCAGGAGCGCGTGCAGGAGCTGATCGAGATCGCGCACCCGGATTTCCGTGAAGAGCTGCTGCGCGATGCCCGCCAGCACAACTTCGTGCCGCCGTATTTCCAGCTCTCCCCGCCGGTGGCCGAACACGATTCGAGCCTGCTTCAGCGGAGCAAGCTGCGCCTGCGCGACGGAATCGACTACGTGCTGCGCCTGCTCAACCCTTCGGACGGTCGCCGCCTGCAGGAGTTCTTTTACTCGCACACCGAGGAGACGATCCTGCGCCGCTACGGCTTTACTGTTACCCGCATGACCCGCGAACGGGCCTTCGAACTGGTGGGGGTCGATCAAAACCGCGACCTCGCGCTGGGGCTGTTCGAGCTGCAGGGGCCGCGTCAGGTCATCCACGCCGTGGGGCGCTATTACCTGGAGCGCGACGGCCTGAGCGCCGAAATGGCCTTTGTCGTGCGCGAGAAAAAGCGCCGCCTTGGAATGGCCCGATTGTTGATCGAGCGCCTGATCGCGGTCGCGAAGTCACGCGGCTTGCACAAATTATGGGCCCGCGTCGACCGCGACAACGAAGCCATGCTGGCCCTCTTCCGCCGCTTCGGCGCCCGCGAAGTGCCCGGCGAAAGCCTCGACGAGCTGCGCGTCGAAATCCCGCTCACCAGCGGCGACGCTCAACCGCCAGCCAAGCCTGACTACATCCGGCATAAATAA